A region from the Gossypium hirsutum isolate 1008001.06 chromosome A08, Gossypium_hirsutum_v2.1, whole genome shotgun sequence genome encodes:
- the LOC107930481 gene encoding uncharacterized protein: MGNCVFKPFDEAEETIKVATPNGGIMELSPPISAACITKQFPAMAIYRRTPHTLLSQQPLFNNEKLRAGQLYYLLPLNNNNNNNNNDLVSTSSSPYRMSFDHQQRVLLKRTDTEEAATPRVWKVKLVISPDKLAEIMAQEARTEALIESVRAVAKCGDGVSSSSVAKSDQWCMSCGGKGSLRNYAQDRW, encoded by the coding sequence ATGGGCAATTGCGTTTTCAAACCATTCGATGAAGCTGAAGAAACAATAAAAGTGGCAACACCCAACGGCGGCATCATGGAGCTTTCGCCACCCATCTCCGCCGCCTGCATAACAAAACAGTTCCCAGCCATGGCCATTTACCGCCGCACCCCTCACACTTTGCTCTCCCAGCAGCCTTTGTTTAACAACGAAAAGCTCCGTGCAGGCCAGCTCTATTATCTCCTCCCCcttaacaacaacaacaacaacaacaacaacgaTCTTGTATCCACTTCTTCGTCTCCGTATCGTATGTCGTTCGATCATCAGCAGAGGGTACTATTGAAGAGAACCGACACGGAGGAGGCGGCGACACCTAGAGTGTGGAAAGTGAAGCTAGTGATAAGTCCGGACAAGTTGGCGGAGATCATGGCGCAGGAGGCTCGAACGGAGGCGTTGATAGAGAGTGTGAGGGCGGTGGCTAAGTGTGGGGATGGGGTGTCATCGTCGTCGGTGGCTAAGTCTGATCAATGGTGTATGTCCTGTGGTGGGAAAGGATCGTTGAGAAATTATGCTCAAGATAGATGGTGA